One window from the genome of Streptomyces sp. NBC_01476 encodes:
- the secA gene encoding preprotein translocase subunit SecA: protein MSVISKIMRAGEGKILRKLHRIADQVNSIEEDFLDLSDAELRALTDEYKERYAGGESLEDLLPEAFATVREAAKRVLGQRHYDVQIMGGAALHLGYVAEMRTGEGKTLVGTLPAYLNAISGKGVHLITVNDYLAERDSEWMGRVHKFLGLEVGCILANMSPAERREQYACDITYGTNNEFGFDYLRDNMAWSKDELVQRGHNFAIVDEVDSILVDEARTPLIISGPADQATKWYSDFARLVKRLNRGEAGSLGKEETGDYDVDEKKRTVAIHESGVTKVEDWLGIDNLYESVNTPLVGYLNNAIKAKELYKNDKDYVVMDGEVMIVDEHTGRILAGRRYNEGMHQAIEAKEGVDIKDENQTLATITLQNFFRLYDKLCGMTGTAMTEAAEFHQIYKLGVVPIPTNRPMQRMDKPDLIYRTEEAKFAAVVEDIVEKHEKGQPVLVGTVSVEKSEYLSAQLSKRGVPHEVLNAKQHDREASIVAQAGRKGAVTVATNMAGRGTDIKLGGNPDDLAEAELRQRGLDPGEHVEEWAAALPEALERAEAAVKAEFEEVKELGGLYVLGTERHESRRIDNQLRGRSGRQGDPGESRFYLSLGDDLMRLFKAQMVERVMSMANVPDDVPIENKMVTRAIASAQSQVEQQNFEIRKNVLKYDEVLNRQREVIYGERRRVLEGEDLQEQVQHFMNDTIDAYIDAETREGFAEDWDLDRLWGAFKQLYPTKVTIEELEEAAGDRAGITAEFIAESVKDDISEQYAEREKQLGEEIMRELERRVVLSVLDRKWREHLYEMDYLQEGIGLRAMAQRDPLVEYQREGFDMFTAMMDGIKEESVGYLFNLEVQVEQQVEEVPVADAIEDAVPSLIKEARPEIRAKGLDAPKRADRLHFSAPSVDGEGGVVEGEFEGASVDAGGADAGEEVGTTRAERRRAAKGGRRRKK from the coding sequence GTGTCCGTCATCAGCAAGATCATGCGTGCAGGTGAAGGCAAGATCCTGCGCAAGCTGCACCGCATCGCGGACCAGGTCAATTCCATCGAAGAGGACTTTCTCGACCTCTCCGATGCCGAGCTGAGGGCTCTCACGGACGAGTACAAGGAGCGTTACGCGGGCGGCGAGTCCCTGGAGGACCTGCTTCCCGAGGCGTTCGCCACCGTCCGTGAGGCGGCCAAGCGCGTTCTGGGACAGCGCCACTACGACGTTCAGATCATGGGCGGCGCCGCGCTGCACCTCGGTTATGTCGCCGAAATGCGCACCGGCGAGGGCAAGACCCTGGTCGGCACCCTGCCCGCTTATCTGAATGCCATTTCCGGCAAGGGTGTTCATCTGATCACCGTCAATGACTACCTCGCCGAGCGGGACTCGGAGTGGATGGGCCGGGTGCACAAGTTCCTCGGCCTTGAGGTCGGCTGCATCCTGGCGAACATGTCGCCGGCCGAGCGCCGCGAGCAGTACGCCTGCGACATCACTTATGGCACGAACAACGAGTTCGGTTTCGACTACCTGCGCGACAACATGGCGTGGTCGAAGGACGAGCTGGTCCAGCGCGGCCACAACTTCGCGATCGTCGACGAGGTCGACTCGATCCTGGTGGACGAGGCCCGTACGCCGCTGATCATTTCCGGTCCCGCCGACCAGGCCACCAAGTGGTACAGCGACTTCGCCCGCCTGGTGAAGCGCCTCAACCGCGGAGAGGCCGGCTCGCTGGGCAAGGAGGAGACCGGCGACTACGACGTGGACGAGAAGAAGCGCACCGTCGCGATCCACGAGTCGGGCGTCACCAAGGTCGAGGACTGGCTGGGCATCGACAACCTCTACGAGTCGGTGAACACCCCGCTCGTCGGTTATCTGAACAACGCCATCAAGGCCAAGGAGCTCTACAAGAACGACAAGGACTACGTCGTCATGGACGGCGAAGTCATGATCGTCGACGAGCACACCGGCCGTATCCTCGCCGGCCGCCGCTACAACGAGGGCATGCACCAGGCGATCGAGGCGAAGGAAGGGGTGGACATCAAGGACGAGAACCAGACCCTCGCCACGATCACCCTGCAGAACTTCTTCCGCCTGTACGACAAGCTCTGCGGTATGACCGGTACGGCGATGACCGAGGCGGCGGAGTTCCACCAGATCTACAAGCTCGGCGTGGTCCCGATCCCGACCAACCGCCCGATGCAGCGGATGGACAAGCCGGACCTGATCTACCGGACCGAAGAGGCGAAGTTCGCGGCCGTGGTCGAGGACATCGTGGAGAAGCACGAGAAGGGCCAGCCGGTCCTGGTCGGCACCGTCTCGGTGGAGAAGTCCGAGTACCTGTCGGCGCAGCTGTCCAAGCGTGGTGTCCCGCACGAGGTGCTGAACGCCAAGCAGCACGACCGTGAAGCGTCGATCGTGGCGCAGGCGGGCCGTAAGGGCGCGGTCACCGTCGCCACCAACATGGCCGGCCGCGGCACCGACATCAAGCTCGGCGGTAACCCCGACGACCTCGCCGAGGCGGAACTGCGGCAGCGCGGCCTGGACCCGGGCGAGCACGTCGAGGAGTGGGCTGCGGCTCTGCCCGAGGCGCTGGAGCGCGCGGAGGCGGCCGTCAAGGCCGAGTTCGAAGAGGTCAAGGAGCTCGGCGGCCTGTATGTGCTGGGCACCGAGCGCCACGAGTCCCGCCGGATCGACAACCAGCTGCGCGGCCGTAGCGGCCGGCAGGGCGACCCGGGCGAGTCCCGCTTCTATCTGTCGCTGGGCGACGACCTGATGCGCCTGTTCAAGGCGCAGATGGTCGAGCGTGTGATGTCCATGGCGAACGTGCCGGACGACGTGCCGATCGAGAACAAGATGGTCACCCGGGCCATCGCGTCGGCCCAGTCGCAGGTCGAGCAGCAGAACTTCGAGATCCGCAAGAACGTCCTGAAGTACGACGAGGTGCTCAACCGGCAGCGCGAGGTCATCTACGGCGAGCGCCGCCGCGTCCTGGAGGGCGAGGACCTGCAGGAGCAGGTGCAGCACTTCATGAACGACACCATCGACGCCTACATCGACGCCGAGACCCGCGAGGGCTTCGCCGAGGACTGGGACCTGGACCGGCTGTGGGGCGCTTTCAAGCAGCTCTACCCGACCAAGGTCACCATCGAGGAGCTGGAGGAGGCGGCCGGCGACCGGGCCGGCATCACCGCCGAGTTCATCGCCGAGTCGGTCAAGGACGACATCAGCGAGCAGTACGCCGAGCGGGAGAAGCAGCTCGGCGAGGAGATCATGCGCGAGCTGGAGCGGCGCGTGGTGCTCTCGGTGCTGGACCGCAAGTGGCGTGAGCACCTCTACGAGATGGACTACCTCCAGGAGGGCATCGGGCTGCGCGCGATGGCGCAGCGCGACCCGCTGGTGGAGTACCAGCGTGAGGGCTTCGACATGTTCACCGCCATGATGGACGGCATCAAGGAGGAGTCCGTCGGCTACCTGTTCAACCTGGAGGTCCAGGTCGAGCAGCAGGTCGAGGAGGTGCCGGTGGCCGACGCGATCGAGGACGCGGTCCCGTCGCTGATCAAGGAGGCTCGTCCGGAGATCCGCGCCAAGGGCCTGGACGCCCCCAAGCGGGCCGACCGCCTGCACTTCTCCGCTCCTTCGGTGGACGGTGAGGGCGGTGTCGTCGAGGGCGAGTTCGAGGGCGCCTCGGTGGACGCCGGCGGTGCCGATGCCGGCGAAGAGGTCGGTACGACGCGCGCGGAGCGCCGCCGGGCGGCCAAGGGCGGACGCCGCCGCAAGAAGTAG
- a CDS encoding GNAT family N-acetyltransferase produces the protein METITLTTDRLHLRPLEAADADAVHAACQDPEIPRWTTVPSPYTRQHAADFTGRTGPAGWREDTQYTFGVFTRDTGALVGSMGLVRLAQLAAPDHQAELGYWTAKEQRGKGFTVEAGRAVCGWAFASLGVERLEWYAEAGNEASRAVALKLGFVMEGTIRSRILHGGTRRDAWTGSLLPSDWGLETATAYLPYGK, from the coding sequence ATGGAAACGATCACTCTGACCACCGACCGCCTGCACCTGCGCCCGCTGGAAGCAGCCGACGCGGACGCGGTCCACGCGGCCTGTCAGGACCCCGAGATCCCGCGCTGGACGACCGTCCCCTCGCCCTACACCCGGCAGCACGCGGCGGACTTCACCGGCAGGACCGGCCCCGCCGGCTGGCGGGAGGACACCCAGTACACCTTCGGCGTCTTCACCCGGGACACCGGCGCCCTGGTCGGCTCCATGGGCCTGGTACGCCTCGCCCAGCTCGCCGCCCCCGACCACCAGGCGGAACTCGGCTACTGGACGGCGAAGGAGCAGCGCGGCAAGGGCTTCACGGTGGAAGCCGGCCGCGCGGTCTGCGGCTGGGCCTTCGCGTCGCTCGGGGTGGAACGGCTCGAGTGGTACGCCGAGGCCGGCAACGAAGCTTCCCGCGCGGTGGCACTGAAGCTGGGCTTCGTCATGGAGGGGACCATACGGTCGCGAATCCTGCACGGGGGCACCCGGCGCGACGCCTGGACCGGCTCGCTGCTGCCCTCGGACTGGGGGCTGGAGACGGCCACGGCGTACCTGCCGTACGGAAAGTAG
- a CDS encoding winged helix-turn-helix domain-containing protein, translating to MTLLPPPQLTLSADEARRIALRAQGFLGAPDRRGGTRGVLRSLGAVQLDTISVLARSHELIPYARLGAVGRDAVEQAYWTENHAFEYWSHAACILPIEEWPHFAFRRRARRARGHRWHVLADAERSVDAVLDQLRTEGPLNSTQLGGAKNGGPWWDWSETKIAVEWLLDTGEVVCTQRRGWKRIYDLAERAVPGQLLHDDLDDAECMRRLVAQAGAAMGVATRSDLADYHRLKGEQVTAVIGDTGLVPVEVEGWGKPAWADPAALANEPRGRHRTTLLSPFDSLIWDRPRTERIFGFTHRLEAYTPKAKRIHGYFAMPLLAGGKLVGRVDPAREGGTLVARQVTLDGPKAVAPAADAIAEAAGWVGCTEARVEKVLPETLREPLVTELKSRV from the coding sequence ATGACGCTCCTGCCGCCGCCTCAGCTCACTTTGTCCGCCGACGAGGCCCGCAGGATCGCCCTGCGCGCCCAGGGCTTCCTCGGTGCCCCGGACCGGCGCGGCGGCACCCGCGGTGTCCTGCGGTCGCTGGGCGCGGTGCAGCTCGACACCATCTCGGTGCTGGCCAGGTCGCACGAGCTGATCCCGTACGCCCGGCTCGGCGCGGTCGGCCGTGACGCGGTCGAGCAGGCGTACTGGACGGAGAACCACGCCTTCGAGTACTGGTCCCACGCCGCCTGCATCCTCCCCATCGAGGAGTGGCCGCACTTCGCCTTCCGCCGCCGCGCCCGACGGGCCCGTGGCCACCGCTGGCACGTCCTGGCCGACGCCGAGCGCTCGGTGGACGCCGTGCTGGACCAGCTCAGGACCGAGGGCCCGCTGAACTCCACCCAGCTCGGCGGCGCCAAGAACGGCGGCCCGTGGTGGGACTGGTCCGAGACGAAGATCGCGGTCGAGTGGCTCCTCGACACCGGTGAGGTGGTCTGCACCCAGCGGCGCGGCTGGAAGCGGATCTACGACCTCGCCGAGCGGGCCGTCCCCGGGCAGCTCCTGCACGACGACCTGGACGACGCCGAGTGCATGCGCCGGCTGGTCGCCCAGGCGGGGGCGGCGATGGGGGTGGCCACCCGGTCCGACCTCGCGGACTACCACCGCCTCAAGGGCGAGCAGGTCACCGCGGTGATCGGCGACACCGGCCTGGTCCCGGTCGAGGTCGAGGGCTGGGGCAAGCCCGCCTGGGCGGACCCGGCGGCGCTGGCGAACGAGCCGCGCGGCCGGCACCGCACGACGCTGCTCTCCCCGTTCGACTCCCTGATCTGGGACCGTCCGCGCACCGAGCGGATCTTCGGCTTCACCCACCGGCTGGAGGCGTACACCCCGAAGGCCAAGCGGATCCACGGCTACTTCGCGATGCCGCTGCTGGCGGGCGGGAAGCTGGTCGGCCGGGTGGACCCGGCACGCGAGGGCGGCACCCTGGTCGCCCGGCAGGTGACCCTCGACGGGCCGAAGGCGGTCGCGCCCGCCGCCGACGCCATCGCCGAGGCGGCCGGCTGGGTCGGCTGCACCGAGGCTCGGGTGGAGAAGGTGCTGCCGGAGACGCTGCGGGAACCGCTGGTCACCGAGCTCAAGAGCCGGGTCTAG
- a CDS encoding response regulator, translating to MPDFDQGAPGARGPAPYDDPPVSPARAEPIRVLVVDDHALFRRGLEIVLAQEEDIQVIGEAGDGAEAVEKAADLLPDIVLMDVRMPRRGGIEACTSIKEVAPSAKIIMLTISDEEADLYEAIKAGATGYLLKEISTDEVATAIRAVADGQSQISPSMASKLLTEFKSMIQRTDERRLVPAPKLTDRELEVLKLVATGLNNRDIAKQLFISENTVKNHVRNILEKLQLHSRMEAVVYAMREKILEIR from the coding sequence ATGCCGGACTTCGACCAGGGGGCTCCCGGTGCGCGCGGCCCGGCCCCCTATGACGATCCGCCCGTGAGCCCGGCCCGCGCCGAACCGATCCGGGTGCTGGTGGTCGATGATCATGCGCTGTTCCGGCGGGGGCTGGAGATCGTTCTCGCGCAGGAGGAGGACATCCAGGTCATCGGTGAGGCCGGTGACGGGGCGGAGGCGGTGGAGAAGGCCGCCGATCTGCTGCCCGACATCGTGCTGATGGATGTCCGGATGCCGCGGCGGGGCGGGATCGAGGCGTGCACCTCGATCAAGGAGGTGGCACCCAGCGCCAAGATCATCATGCTGACCATAAGCGACGAGGAAGCGGACCTCTACGAGGCGATCAAGGCCGGGGCGACGGGCTATCTCCTCAAGGAGATCTCGACCGACGAGGTGGCGACCGCGATCCGGGCGGTCGCCGACGGACAGTCGCAGATCAGCCCCTCGATGGCGTCGAAGCTGCTCACCGAGTTCAAGTCGATGATCCAGCGCACGGACGAGCGGCGGCTGGTGCCCGCGCCGAAGCTCACCGACCGGGAGCTCGAGGTGCTCAAGCTGGTGGCGACCGGCCTCAACAACCGGGACATCGCCAAGCAGCTCTTCATCAGCGAGAACACCGTGAAGAACCACGTCCGCAACATCCTGGAGAAGCTGCAGCTGCACTCCCGGATGGAGGCCGTGGTCTACGCGATGCGCGAGAAGATCCTGGAAATCCGCTAG
- the hpf gene encoding ribosome hibernation-promoting factor, HPF/YfiA family, with amino-acid sequence MDIVVKGRKTEVPERFRKHVAEKLDKIQKLDGKVISLDVEVSKELNPRQADHADRVEITLNTRGPVVRAEAAAADPYAALDAAVTKLEARLRKAASKRHTRRGQGRTPAADVPASVPEAATLNGNGGLIASRAASDGVPTTRMGPLEVRGEGPLVVREKTHVAGPMALDQALYEMELVGHDFYLFVDSETKQPSVVYRRHGYDYGVIHLNADEAGSAAPGGAGDALNNHHV; translated from the coding sequence GTGGACATCGTCGTCAAAGGCCGCAAGACCGAGGTGCCCGAGAGGTTCCGCAAGCATGTGGCCGAGAAGCTGGACAAGATCCAGAAGCTCGACGGCAAGGTGATCAGCCTCGACGTCGAGGTGTCCAAAGAGCTCAACCCGCGGCAGGCGGACCACGCCGACCGCGTGGAGATCACGCTGAACACCCGCGGGCCCGTCGTCCGTGCCGAAGCGGCAGCGGCCGACCCGTACGCGGCTCTGGACGCCGCCGTGACGAAGCTGGAGGCGCGGCTGCGGAAGGCCGCGAGCAAGCGCCACACCCGACGGGGACAGGGCAGGACGCCGGCCGCGGATGTGCCGGCGAGTGTGCCGGAGGCCGCCACACTGAACGGCAACGGCGGGCTCATCGCCAGCCGTGCCGCCAGCGACGGTGTGCCGACGACCAGGATGGGTCCGCTGGAGGTACGCGGCGAGGGGCCGCTGGTGGTCCGGGAGAAGACGCATGTGGCCGGCCCGATGGCGCTCGACCAGGCGCTGTACGAGATGGAGCTGGTCGGGCACGACTTCTACCTGTTCGTGGACAGTGAGACGAAGCAGCCGAGCGTCGTCTACCGCCGGCACGGGTACGACTACGGGGTGATCCACCTGAACGCCGACGAGGCGGGGAGCGCGGCGCCGGGCGGGGCCGGGGACGCGCTGAACAACCATCACGTCTGA
- a CDS encoding ComF family protein codes for MRGWWQEITGLVLPVDCAGCGLPRTELCERCTGLLGGAASVRRVRPSPEPPGLPPVYAAGRYGDEVRAVVLAHKERGALGLARPLGGALAAAVRRVGAAGPLLLVPVPSARRAVAQRGHDATARMARAAARELRGGGVPARAVAALRQRRPVADQAGLTSAERLANLSGALVAVGSRAPLLTTAAVVLVDDLMTTGASLAVAAGAVAAAGGRVAGAAVVAGPHDPEIRSDTGPAGGSDTRAGSRSDAHDPR; via the coding sequence ATGCGGGGCTGGTGGCAGGAGATCACCGGGCTGGTACTGCCGGTGGACTGCGCGGGGTGCGGGCTGCCGCGGACGGAGTTGTGCGAGCGGTGCACGGGGCTGCTGGGCGGGGCGGCCTCGGTACGGCGGGTACGGCCGTCCCCGGAGCCGCCCGGACTGCCACCGGTCTACGCGGCCGGACGGTACGGCGACGAGGTGCGGGCCGTGGTTCTGGCGCACAAGGAACGGGGTGCGCTGGGACTGGCACGGCCGCTCGGCGGCGCACTGGCCGCGGCGGTACGGCGGGTGGGCGCTGCCGGACCGCTCCTGCTGGTGCCGGTGCCCTCGGCCCGGCGGGCGGTGGCCCAGCGAGGGCACGACGCCACCGCGCGGATGGCCCGCGCGGCGGCCCGGGAGCTGCGCGGGGGAGGCGTCCCGGCCAGGGCGGTGGCCGCGCTGCGGCAGCGGCGGCCGGTCGCCGACCAGGCCGGACTGACGTCGGCCGAGCGGCTGGCCAATCTGTCCGGTGCCCTTGTGGCGGTCGGGAGCCGGGCCCCGCTGCTCACCACCGCGGCGGTGGTCCTGGTCGACGACCTGATGACCACCGGTGCCTCGCTGGCCGTCGCGGCGGGCGCGGTGGCGGCGGCCGGCGGACGGGTGGCCGGGGCGGCGGTGGTGGCGGGGCCGCACGATCCGGAGATCCGTTCGGACACAGGCCCGGCAGGTGGTTCGGACACGCGCGCGGGCAGCCGCTCGGACGCACATGACCCGAGGTAG
- a CDS encoding LpqB family beta-propeller domain-containing protein: MAAKGGLGRRLRRVALPATAALLLAGCASMPSSGEVRKAGDGQRADADTQVRVYPFAPLPGEAASQIVNGFLEATTSSETDFATAKKYLTKGLAAHWNPFQQITVYSGSLVPVADDSTGTSRKDGYTTVDLTGTKSAMVDSKHAYEPARGAFRASFHLVREHNEWRIDGLADGLVLSELDFDRLYHPANMYYFANLGPDADRDGIARRTLVADPVYLRDENDPLLSTPSLVSTVSALLDGPTDWLKPAVTSAAPAGARLYAKAADHGVTLDDSQHLRVRLDRSADHMTAQRCVLLGAQLFATVQAQASAQLSAVQVQRADGSRLCSALSGDMQSYGPENLAGNATRQYYISADHKLLALPETGLTAAPVPGPFGADKAGLTSVAIRRDELVAAGVRASGRELVVGSLTIPGQFASPLVRSEATDSKNGLSAPSWDGLGDLWVADRDPQNSQLLMLRGGAGQPHEVSVPGLLGRVESLRVSSDGVRIALIVRQGGDSTLQLGRIQRGTAKDPDAFTVTGLRTLTPVGEKVTSVSWAGVSRLVVLGSETGGVQQIQYMNTDGSAAPALEGINEAASVAASEIEDKPLLASYNGRVYRLPAEANWKQVNPKGSGPVYPG; the protein is encoded by the coding sequence ATGGCTGCGAAGGGGGGCCTGGGACGGCGCCTGCGCAGGGTCGCGCTGCCGGCGACTGCCGCGCTGCTGCTGGCCGGCTGTGCGTCGATGCCCAGCAGCGGCGAGGTGCGCAAGGCCGGTGACGGGCAGCGTGCGGACGCCGACACGCAGGTGCGGGTCTATCCGTTCGCGCCGCTCCCGGGCGAGGCGGCCTCGCAGATCGTCAACGGTTTCCTGGAGGCGACGACCAGCTCCGAGACCGACTTCGCGACGGCGAAGAAGTACCTCACCAAGGGCCTGGCCGCGCACTGGAACCCGTTCCAGCAGATCACCGTGTACTCCGGGAGCCTGGTCCCGGTGGCCGACGACAGCACCGGCACCAGCCGCAAGGACGGCTACACGACGGTCGACCTGACCGGGACGAAGTCGGCCATGGTGGACTCCAAGCACGCCTACGAGCCGGCCCGCGGTGCTTTCCGGGCGAGCTTCCACCTCGTCAGGGAGCACAACGAGTGGCGGATCGACGGGCTCGCCGACGGCCTCGTGCTCTCCGAGCTGGACTTCGACCGGCTCTACCACCCGGCGAACATGTACTACTTCGCCAACCTCGGGCCGGACGCCGACCGTGACGGCATCGCCCGGCGCACCCTGGTCGCCGATCCGGTCTATCTGCGGGACGAGAACGACCCCCTGCTCTCCACCCCGTCGCTGGTCTCCACCGTCTCGGCGCTGCTCGACGGCCCGACCGACTGGCTGAAGCCCGCGGTGACCAGTGCGGCGCCGGCCGGTGCCCGGCTGTATGCCAAGGCGGCGGACCACGGCGTCACTCTCGACGACTCCCAGCATCTGCGGGTGCGGCTGGACCGCAGCGCGGACCATATGACCGCGCAGCGCTGCGTCCTGCTGGGCGCGCAGCTGTTCGCCACGGTCCAGGCCCAGGCGTCGGCGCAGCTCTCCGCCGTGCAGGTGCAGCGGGCGGACGGGAGCAGGCTCTGCAGTGCGCTCAGCGGTGACATGCAGAGTTACGGCCCGGAGAACCTGGCCGGGAACGCGACGCGGCAGTACTACATCTCGGCCGACCACAAGCTGCTGGCGCTGCCCGAGACGGGCCTGACGGCGGCACCGGTGCCGGGGCCCTTCGGTGCGGACAAGGCCGGTCTGACCTCGGTGGCGATCCGCCGCGACGAGCTGGTGGCCGCGGGCGTGCGGGCGAGCGGACGGGAACTGGTGGTCGGGTCGCTGACCATCCCGGGACAGTTCGCCTCGCCGCTGGTCAGAAGCGAGGCGACGGACTCGAAGAACGGTCTGAGCGCTCCCAGCTGGGACGGCCTCGGCGACCTGTGGGTGGCGGACCGTGATCCGCAGAATTCGCAGCTGCTGATGCTGCGGGGCGGCGCCGGGCAGCCGCATGAGGTGTCGGTACCCGGTCTGCTGGGGCGGGTGGAATCGCTCCGCGTCTCCTCCGACGGGGTGCGGATCGCGCTGATCGTGCGGCAGGGCGGCGACTCCACGCTCCAGCTCGGCAGGATCCAGCGGGGCACGGCCAAGGATCCGGACGCTTTCACGGTGACGGGACTGCGCACCCTCACCCCCGTCGGGGAGAAGGTCACCTCGGTGTCCTGGGCAGGCGTCAGCCGCCTGGTGGTGCTGGGCAGCGAGACCGGTGGTGTGCAGCAGATCCAGTACATGAACACCGACGGTTCTGCGGCGCCCGCCCTGGAGGGGATAAACGAGGCGGCGTCCGTGGCGGCCTCGGAGATCGAGGACAAGCCGCTGCTGGCGTCCTACAACGGCCGGGTCTACCGGCTGCCCGCGGAAGCGAACTGGAAGCAGGTCAATCCGAAGGGCAGCGGTCCCGTCTACCCGGGCTGA
- the mtrB gene encoding MtrAB system histidine kinase MtrB: MCASYERERLENRLADPMRGLLPVIRSCVRWARRPLQPAVRLWRRNLQLRVVAFTLLMSVGVVLLLGFVVIGQVKNGLLDAKEKAAENQATGGFSLAQDMADKGIQTQDTSGSGTPHSTEDSGNWLTGLVTQFASGGKGAYWIVTLSPANGDEQSFGEGSVNAHGPRGSGGILPEASIPKSLSDAVQAHPGALEQYTTVRTSDGSPPRPALAIGKRLQDINKNTYQLYYLFSFDQEQKTLGLVKGTLATAGIFVVVLLGAIAWLVTRQVVTPVRMAAGIAERLAAGRLQERMQVTGEDDIARLGESFNKMAQNLQSKIQQLEDLSRMQRRFVSDVSHELRTPLTTVRMAADVIHDARSAFDPVTARSAELLQNQLDRFESLLSDLLEISRFDAGAAELSAEPIDLREVVRRVVDAADPLAERKGSRVVIRGDAQPVIAEADPRRVERVLRNLVVNAIEHGEGQDVVVRLATADGAVAVAVRDYGVGLKPGEATRVFNRFWRADPARARTTGGTGLGLSIAVEDARLHGGWLQAWGEPGGGSQFRMTLPRTAGDSLRGSPIPLEPDDSRRNRALKSAGPPAGALAPVGVPVPRAGSADTTTADGGSWTRESGAHALTPRMPGIPPVPSAPPHPPTADPAALPGNRAQLVQRRESAQEDDV, translated from the coding sequence ATGTGCGCGTCGTACGAGCGTGAGCGGTTGGAGAACCGGCTTGCGGACCCCATGCGGGGTCTGCTGCCGGTGATCCGCTCGTGCGTGCGCTGGGCCCGGCGTCCGCTGCAGCCGGCCGTACGGCTGTGGCGGCGGAATCTTCAGCTGCGGGTGGTCGCCTTCACGCTGCTGATGTCGGTCGGCGTGGTGCTGCTGCTCGGCTTCGTGGTGATCGGGCAGGTCAAGAACGGGCTGCTCGACGCCAAGGAGAAGGCGGCCGAGAATCAGGCGACGGGCGGTTTCTCGCTCGCCCAGGACATGGCGGACAAGGGCATCCAGACCCAGGACACCTCCGGGTCGGGCACGCCGCACAGCACGGAGGACTCAGGGAACTGGCTGACCGGCCTGGTCACGCAGTTCGCCAGCGGCGGCAAGGGTGCCTACTGGATCGTCACCCTCAGCCCGGCCAACGGGGACGAGCAGTCGTTCGGCGAGGGCAGTGTGAACGCGCACGGTCCGCGTGGCTCGGGCGGCATCCTGCCCGAGGCGAGTATCCCGAAGTCGCTCAGCGACGCGGTTCAGGCGCATCCGGGCGCCCTTGAGCAGTACACAACGGTCAGGACCAGCGACGGCAGCCCACCGCGTCCCGCCCTGGCGATCGGCAAGCGGCTGCAGGACATCAACAAGAACACGTATCAGCTGTACTACCTCTTCTCCTTCGACCAGGAGCAGAAGACGCTCGGCCTGGTCAAGGGCACTCTGGCCACCGCGGGGATCTTCGTGGTGGTGTTGCTGGGCGCGATCGCCTGGCTGGTGACGCGGCAGGTCGTCACACCTGTGCGGATGGCAGCCGGGATCGCCGAACGGCTGGCCGCCGGCCGATTGCAGGAACGTATGCAGGTCACCGGCGAGGACGACATCGCCAGACTCGGCGAGTCCTTCAACAAGATGGCGCAGAATCTCCAGAGCAAGATCCAGCAGCTGGAGGACCTCTCCCGGATGCAGCGCCGCTTCGTCTCCGATGTCTCGCACGAGCTGCGGACCCCGCTGACGACGGTGCGGATGGCCGCGGACGTCATCCACGACGCCCGCAGCGCCTTCGATCCGGTGACCGCCCGGTCCGCTGAGCTGCTGCAGAACCAGCTGGACCGCTTCGAATCACTGCTGTCGGACCTGCTGGAGATCAGCCGGTTCGACGCGGGCGCCGCGGAGCTGTCGGCGGAGCCGATAGACCTGCGCGAGGTGGTCCGCCGGGTGGTGGACGCCGCCGATCCGCTCGCCGAGCGCAAGGGCAGCCGGGTGGTGATACGCGGCGACGCGCAGCCGGTGATCGCCGAGGCCGACCCCCGGCGGGTGGAGCGCGTCCTGCGCAACCTGGTGGTCAACGCCATCGAGCACGGCGAGGGCCAGGACGTGGTGGTACGGCTGGCGACCGCCGACGGGGCGGTGGCCGTCGCGGTGCGGGACTACGGAGTCGGGCTGAAGCCGGGTGAGGCGACCCGGGTCTTCAACCGCTTCTGGCGGGCCGACCCGGCACGGGCGCGTACCACCGGGGGCACCGGTCTCGGCCTGTCCATTGCGGTGGAGGACGCCCGCCTGCACGGCGGCTGGCTGCAGGCATGGGGTGAACCCGGTGGCGGATCGCAGTTCCGGATGACGCTGCCGCGGACGGCGGGAGACAGTCTGCGGGGCTCGCCCATACCGCTGGAGCCCGACGACTCGCGCCGCAACCGCGCGCTGAAGTCGGCGGGTCCGCCCGCCGGGGCCCTGGCACCGGTCGGTGTGCCGGTTCCGCGTGCCGGTTCCGCCGACACCACGACAGCTGACGGCGGCAGCTGGACGCGGGAGTCCGGCGCCCATGCGCTCACGCCGCGGATGCCGGGCATACCGCCGGTGCCCAGTGCCCCGCCGCATCCGCCGACGGCCGACCCGGCGGCGCTGCCCGGGAATCGGGCACAGTTGGTCCAGCGCAGGGAATCCGCTCAGGAGGACGACGTCTGA